A DNA window from Chryseobacterium sp. MEBOG06 contains the following coding sequences:
- a CDS encoding SusC/RagA family TonB-linked outer membrane protein, with protein MKKTLATFAVFLLPLYFTAQEINISGNVKSENGSSVSGVSITDKNTGKTATTDNNGNFTISANPKDILEFFAPDFSVYTVEVSSKKQYSVVLRKANEKQIEGVVITALGIAKKKEKIGYSTQEVGTKQFETITTPSIGNLFSGQVAGLSVSNPTGMQQAPQFTLRGNSNVIFVIDGVIVEKEVFQNLDPNNIENINVLKGATASALYGSRGRYGAILITTKSAKKKGFSVEFSQNTMITAGFTNLPKTQTEYGNGSHGKYEFWDGADGGVNDGDMIWGPKFVPGLKIAQWNSPIRDKTTGQVVPWYGAVTGTQYDDKSRYERVPIDWKYHDNLSTFLKPAVINNNNFAISYRDNKDTYRLSGNFMNYDDRVPNSYLQKYGINFSAENHLGDKLIFNTKFNFNQAFTPNVPNYDYNPSGHMYTILIWMGGDVDGKALKNHMWIPGKEGRAQANWNYAWYNNPWFGAEYYKNQNRTNIINAQTGLEYKATKDLSVKGKVSIVENHSKGEIFSPYSYFNYNAPRSGGYILKDDKTWNLNYDVLATYKKKISDNFDFTINAGGSTFYYKNNTNETSTDGLKIPELYTFENSIGALKKYKYLKEKLIYSAYSTIDIGLYNAFFINISGRNDWSSTLPKANRSYFYPSASISAVISNLVKMPEAINMLKLSASWAKVAYDFQPYSIRNYYLNNKGITFNGNPTYYYPTILNVENSLKPEQTKSYELGLSAGFLNNRITLDATYFRTLDYNNILEFPAAESSGFTSQYVNGNEYTTKGFEISLGLVPVKTADFTWKTLINWSTYEQKLTSIYDNMPNYKNIKLGERMDSYYDYTWQKSPDGKVILDAKSGMPTRANAPSNLGHFNPDWTFGFNNNFKYKKFSLNIGIDGSIGGVMRSQVVEKMWWGGKHPNSVAYRDLEYANPGKYFFVPDGVNYNPTTGLYTPHTTAISFQDWAQNYPYQARVTESESKEFANVFDRTFIKLRSVVLEYDFSSLLNPKGMIKGFTANISAYNLAMWKKSKNLYSDPDFQIRSGRDGDVSNDIQDPSSRWFGIGFNLKF; from the coding sequence ATGAAGAAAACTCTAGCTACTTTTGCCGTTTTTTTACTTCCTCTTTATTTTACTGCCCAGGAGATTAATATTTCCGGAAATGTAAAATCTGAAAACGGCTCAAGTGTTTCCGGTGTCAGCATTACTGATAAAAACACAGGAAAGACCGCTACTACGGATAATAATGGTAATTTCACTATTTCTGCCAATCCTAAAGATATTCTTGAATTTTTTGCTCCGGATTTTTCTGTTTATACTGTTGAGGTTTCTTCAAAAAAACAATATTCGGTTGTTTTAAGAAAAGCTAATGAAAAGCAGATTGAGGGTGTTGTAATTACTGCTTTAGGAATTGCCAAGAAGAAGGAGAAAATTGGATATTCTACTCAGGAAGTAGGAACGAAACAGTTTGAAACCATTACTACTCCAAGTATAGGAAATCTATTCTCAGGGCAGGTTGCGGGTCTTAGTGTATCTAATCCAACAGGGATGCAGCAGGCCCCCCAATTTACATTGAGAGGAAATTCCAACGTGATTTTTGTAATTGATGGTGTCATTGTTGAAAAGGAAGTTTTTCAAAATTTAGATCCCAACAATATTGAAAACATCAACGTACTAAAAGGGGCTACAGCTTCTGCTTTATATGGTTCAAGAGGTCGCTACGGAGCCATTCTGATCACCACTAAAAGTGCCAAAAAGAAAGGGTTCTCTGTAGAATTCTCTCAAAATACAATGATTACGGCTGGGTTTACCAATCTTCCAAAAACCCAGACAGAGTACGGAAACGGATCTCACGGGAAGTACGAATTCTGGGACGGAGCTGACGGTGGAGTAAATGATGGAGATATGATCTGGGGGCCAAAATTTGTTCCCGGACTAAAAATCGCTCAATGGAACAGCCCTATCAGAGATAAAACGACCGGACAGGTAGTCCCTTGGTATGGAGCCGTGACAGGCACTCAGTATGATGATAAATCAAGGTATGAAAGAGTTCCTATTGACTGGAAATATCACGATAACTTAAGTACCTTTTTAAAGCCTGCAGTAATCAACAATAATAATTTTGCAATCAGCTACAGGGACAATAAAGACACCTATCGTTTATCAGGGAACTTCATGAATTATGATGACAGAGTTCCCAATTCATATCTGCAGAAATATGGAATCAATTTCTCAGCTGAAAATCATCTGGGAGATAAGTTGATTTTTAATACAAAATTCAATTTCAATCAGGCTTTTACTCCTAATGTTCCCAATTACGATTATAATCCCAGCGGACATATGTACACCATTCTTATCTGGATGGGAGGTGATGTAGACGGAAAGGCTCTTAAGAATCATATGTGGATTCCCGGAAAGGAAGGAAGAGCACAGGCCAACTGGAATTATGCCTGGTATAACAACCCTTGGTTCGGGGCTGAATATTATAAAAATCAGAACAGAACCAATATCATCAATGCTCAAACAGGATTAGAGTATAAAGCCACTAAAGATCTTTCGGTAAAAGGTAAAGTATCTATTGTTGAAAATCACAGCAAGGGAGAAATATTCAGTCCTTATTCTTATTTCAATTACAACGCGCCAAGAAGTGGAGGTTATATTTTAAAAGATGATAAAACCTGGAACCTCAATTATGATGTCTTAGCCACTTACAAGAAAAAAATATCTGATAATTTCGATTTCACCATCAATGCCGGAGGGTCAACATTCTACTATAAAAATAATACGAATGAAACTTCCACAGATGGATTGAAAATTCCGGAATTATATACGTTTGAAAACTCTATAGGAGCACTTAAAAAGTATAAATACCTGAAAGAAAAGCTAATCTACAGTGCTTATTCAACAATTGACATCGGATTGTATAATGCGTTCTTTATTAATATTTCAGGCCGTAACGACTGGTCTTCTACGCTGCCAAAAGCCAACAGGTCTTACTTCTACCCGTCAGCATCCATCAGTGCAGTAATTTCTAATCTGGTAAAAATGCCGGAAGCTATTAATATGCTGAAGCTTTCTGCTTCATGGGCAAAAGTAGCCTATGATTTTCAGCCGTATTCTATCAGAAATTATTATCTGAACAACAAAGGAATCACTTTCAATGGTAATCCCACTTATTACTATCCTACTATACTCAATGTAGAAAATTCTTTAAAGCCTGAGCAGACAAAATCTTATGAACTGGGATTAAGTGCAGGTTTCCTGAACAACAGAATTACATTAGATGCTACTTATTTCAGAACATTGGATTATAACAACATCCTGGAGTTCCCTGCTGCAGAATCATCAGGCTTTACCTCTCAGTATGTAAATGGTAATGAATATACAACCAAAGGATTTGAAATCTCTCTTGGGCTGGTTCCCGTAAAAACAGCTGATTTCACATGGAAAACCTTAATCAACTGGAGTACTTATGAGCAAAAGCTAACTTCTATTTACGACAATATGCCCAATTATAAGAATATTAAGCTGGGTGAAAGAATGGACAGCTACTATGATTATACCTGGCAAAAATCTCCGGACGGAAAAGTAATTCTGGATGCCAAATCAGGGATGCCAACAAGAGCGAATGCTCCAAGCAACTTAGGGCATTTCAACCCGGATTGGACGTTTGGATTCAACAACAACTTTAAATATAAAAAGTTCTCTTTAAATATTGGAATTGACGGTAGTATCGGCGGTGTCATGAGGTCACAGGTCGTTGAAAAAATGTGGTGGGGAGGCAAACATCCTAATTCAGTTGCTTACAGAGATCTTGAATATGCCAATCCCGGGAAGTACTTCTTTGTACCGGATGGGGTAAACTACAATCCTACTACAGGCCTTTATACCCCGCATACAACAGCCATCAGCTTCCAGGATTGGGCTCAGAACTATCCTTATCAGGCAAGAGTAACGGAAAGTGAAAGTAAGGAATTTGCTAACGTTTTCGACAGGACTTTCATTAAGCTAAGGTCTGTAGTTCTGGAGTATGATTTTTCTTCATTACTGAATCCAAAAGGAATGATAAAAGGTTTCACAGCCAACATCTCTGCCTATAATTTGGCAATGTGGAAAAAGTCAAAAAATCTTTATTCCGATCCTGACTTTCAGATCAGATCAGGAAGAGACGGAGATGTCAGCAACGATATTCAGGATCCTTCCAGCAGATGGTTCGGAATCGGATTCAATCTTAAGTTTTAA
- a CDS encoding SusD/RagB family nutrient-binding outer membrane lipoprotein encodes MKNNINKADKSARWLTIKSLMLAGVLALTSCKSNLDTINENPNDPSSVDPTYLLTYVSKYTFQVNGDNMYASRMMIGTDGENAYQYMKWNDASFEIYTKGLLNTVKMMQEAEKRNNKNYVAIGKFFRAYHFFNISLKVGSIPYSEAAKGEAGITQPKYDSQDAVMSGILSELKEANDLINTNDKIEGDIIYNGDASKWKKLINSFRLKILITLSKKTTVGNYNIATEFASIAGSQPLMSSIADNGELKFADAADSRYSMFNNSGYGSSLYMADYFINMFKDRHDPRLFTFAAQTTGAKEAGKAITDFTAYNGGNPTSPYSDNAALITAKNISKVNDRFYKDPTNEPSSVLSYPELEFILAEAAARGWISGSAKTHYDNAIKGSFNFYQTYVKNPGQYFSGFDVNQYLATPLVVYNNADPLQVQLEKIMTQKYMTMFHQAQWTSYYDYLRTGYPNYPLKAGVAAPFRFRYPQSEYNYNSSNLKAALASQYGGNDNINSKPWWLQ; translated from the coding sequence ATGAAAAACAATATAAATAAGGCAGATAAATCAGCCAGATGGCTTACTATCAAATCTCTGATGCTTGCAGGAGTATTAGCATTAACTTCCTGTAAATCCAACTTAGATACAATCAATGAGAATCCTAATGACCCTTCAAGTGTAGATCCTACCTATCTTCTTACCTACGTTTCAAAATACACTTTCCAGGTGAATGGTGATAATATGTATGCGTCAAGAATGATGATTGGTACTGATGGCGAAAATGCCTATCAGTATATGAAATGGAATGATGCATCGTTTGAAATTTATACAAAAGGACTCCTGAATACGGTAAAAATGATGCAGGAGGCCGAAAAAAGAAATAATAAAAATTATGTTGCCATTGGAAAGTTCTTCAGAGCTTATCATTTCTTTAATATCAGCTTAAAGGTAGGCAGCATTCCTTATTCTGAAGCAGCAAAGGGCGAAGCCGGAATTACCCAGCCCAAGTATGACAGTCAGGATGCTGTCATGTCCGGAATTTTATCAGAATTAAAAGAAGCGAATGATCTTATTAATACCAATGATAAAATTGAAGGCGATATTATCTACAACGGAGATGCTTCAAAGTGGAAAAAACTGATCAATTCGTTCCGACTGAAAATTTTGATTACCTTATCTAAAAAAACGACTGTAGGAAATTACAATATTGCCACAGAATTTGCATCAATAGCGGGAAGCCAGCCTTTAATGTCTTCCATTGCAGATAATGGTGAACTTAAATTTGCAGATGCAGCAGACAGCAGGTATAGTATGTTCAACAACAGTGGATATGGTTCCAGCTTATATATGGCAGATTATTTCATTAATATGTTCAAGGACAGGCATGATCCCCGTTTGTTCACCTTTGCAGCACAGACTACAGGAGCTAAAGAAGCCGGAAAAGCAATTACCGATTTTACAGCATACAACGGTGGAAACCCTACCTCTCCTTATTCTGACAATGCGGCATTGATCACAGCAAAAAACATTTCTAAGGTAAACGATCGTTTTTATAAAGACCCTACTAATGAGCCTTCGTCTGTACTGAGCTATCCCGAATTAGAATTCATTTTAGCCGAAGCTGCTGCCAGAGGATGGATTTCCGGATCTGCAAAAACACATTATGATAATGCTATCAAAGGAAGTTTCAATTTTTATCAGACCTATGTGAAAAATCCGGGACAATATTTCTCAGGTTTTGATGTAAACCAGTATCTGGCAACCCCTTTGGTGGTTTATAACAATGCTGATCCGTTACAGGTACAATTGGAAAAAATCATGACCCAAAAATATATGACCATGTTCCATCAGGCACAGTGGACCTCTTATTATGATTATCTGAGAACCGGATATCCTAATTACCCTTTAAAGGCCGGAGTGGCTGCACCGTTCCGATTCAGATATCCACAGTCGGAATATAATTATAACAGCAGTAATTTGAAAGCTGCTCTGGCAAGCCAGTATGGAGGGAATGATAATATTAACTCTAAACCGTGGTGGTTACAGTAG
- a CDS encoding phosphocholine-specific phospholipase C, with amino-acid sequence MNRREFLEKSSILLAGLGTSSVLHPSILKALAIDPAAQSTFYDAEHVVILMQENRSFDHAFGALKGVRGFLDKRAFVKQDGHSVFFQKENSGKYAAPARLDLRNTKATWMSSLPHSWENQQHALNKGKYDQWLQAKASGNKDYKNIPLTLGYYNREDLPFYYQLADAFTIFDQYFCSSLTGTTPNRLFLWSGTLREQQNGKARANVVNENIDYDKSRQAKWKSFPEILEQQNVSWRIYQNEVSLPKGMSGEQEAWLSNFTDNPIEWFSKYNVKFSKGYFENIPNIITYLKQEIEKNPKQKERLETLISELQEDQVKYHPDNYSKLSKEEKNLHEKAFTTNSNDPDYWNLEIGKDENGERLVVPKGDVLFQFRKDVDEKKLPLVSWLVAPEHFSDHPGSPWYGAWYISEVLNILTKDPETWKKTIFIINYDENDGYFDHVLPFAPPINPSQPVDMNGKDGVEYVDRSQEYMSNPSLKDYEKVEGTVGLGYRVPMIIASPWTKGGFVNSEVSDHTSVLQFLEKFIMKKFKKDVHIDNISDWRRAICGDLTSAFNSSNVAAPQMDYLNQKEYAKTINAAKNKPVPDLKWYSENELIDDLLEIQERGLKPSNPLPYHFHVNLEAGKIKMVNLKENGVPLLVYDRTQFSNSNYHFSYALYSRQELTHAVHSGAYDYEVFGPNGFFRKFKGDSGSELEVILVNNTSKNQVEMIIRNNKKKNISISLEDVYGKTKKTISLQKPEDKIFLDLSKNKGWYDFKITHEDRLWHFAGRIETGKVSVSDPHWA; translated from the coding sequence ATGAACAGAAGAGAATTTTTAGAAAAATCAAGTATTTTATTAGCAGGATTGGGAACTTCAAGTGTTCTGCACCCTTCTATTTTAAAAGCTTTAGCAATCGACCCGGCAGCCCAGTCTACTTTTTATGATGCAGAACATGTCGTAATCCTGATGCAGGAGAACCGGTCATTTGATCATGCATTTGGAGCCCTTAAGGGGGTTCGTGGCTTTTTGGATAAAAGAGCTTTTGTAAAGCAAGACGGACATTCCGTATTCTTTCAGAAGGAAAACTCTGGAAAATATGCTGCTCCAGCCCGTCTGGATCTGAGAAATACCAAAGCAACATGGATGAGTTCACTTCCTCATTCCTGGGAAAATCAGCAGCATGCTCTCAATAAAGGAAAATATGATCAATGGCTCCAGGCAAAAGCTTCGGGAAATAAAGATTATAAAAATATCCCATTGACGTTAGGATATTATAACCGGGAAGATCTCCCTTTTTATTACCAGCTTGCCGACGCTTTTACGATATTCGATCAGTATTTCTGCTCTTCACTTACCGGAACTACTCCGAACAGATTGTTCCTCTGGTCCGGAACCTTAAGAGAGCAGCAAAACGGGAAGGCAAGGGCCAATGTAGTGAATGAAAATATTGATTACGATAAATCCAGACAAGCCAAATGGAAAAGTTTCCCTGAGATTTTGGAGCAGCAGAATGTCTCATGGAGGATTTATCAGAACGAAGTAAGCCTTCCAAAAGGAATGTCCGGAGAACAGGAGGCGTGGCTAAGTAATTTTACGGATAACCCAATTGAATGGTTTTCAAAATATAATGTAAAGTTTTCAAAAGGATATTTTGAAAATATTCCCAATATCATTACCTACCTTAAACAGGAAATTGAAAAAAATCCTAAACAGAAAGAAAGACTGGAAACCCTGATTTCCGAATTGCAGGAAGATCAGGTAAAATATCACCCGGATAATTATTCAAAACTATCAAAAGAGGAGAAAAACCTTCACGAAAAAGCTTTCACTACAAACTCTAATGATCCTGATTACTGGAATCTGGAGATTGGAAAGGATGAAAACGGAGAAAGACTGGTTGTACCTAAAGGAGATGTTCTGTTTCAGTTCCGTAAAGATGTAGATGAGAAAAAACTTCCATTGGTATCATGGCTGGTTGCCCCTGAACATTTTTCTGATCATCCAGGATCACCTTGGTATGGAGCATGGTATATTTCAGAGGTTTTAAATATTCTGACCAAGGATCCTGAGACCTGGAAAAAAACAATATTCATCATCAATTACGATGAAAACGACGGGTATTTTGATCACGTGCTTCCATTTGCACCGCCCATTAATCCAAGCCAACCGGTTGATATGAACGGAAAAGACGGTGTGGAGTATGTCGACAGATCGCAGGAATATATGTCTAATCCTTCTTTAAAAGATTATGAAAAAGTAGAAGGAACAGTAGGTCTTGGATACAGAGTTCCAATGATCATCGCTTCTCCTTGGACGAAAGGAGGTTTCGTAAATTCTGAAGTTTCAGATCATACTTCCGTATTGCAGTTTCTGGAGAAATTCATCATGAAAAAATTCAAAAAAGATGTTCATATTGACAACATCAGTGACTGGAGAAGGGCAATATGCGGAGATCTTACATCAGCATTCAACTCATCAAATGTAGCTGCCCCTCAGATGGATTATCTGAATCAGAAAGAGTATGCTAAAACCATTAACGCCGCTAAAAATAAACCGGTCCCTGATTTGAAATGGTATTCTGAAAACGAGCTTATTGACGATTTGCTTGAGATTCAGGAACGAGGGTTGAAGCCTTCCAATCCATTACCATATCATTTCCATGTGAATTTAGAAGCTGGAAAAATAAAAATGGTGAATCTGAAAGAGAATGGAGTTCCTTTACTGGTTTATGACAGAACTCAATTCAGCAATAGCAATTATCATTTTTCTTATGCTCTATATTCCAGACAGGAACTAACCCATGCGGTACATTCGGGAGCATATGATTACGAAGTTTTTGGTCCCAATGGCTTTTTCAGGAAGTTTAAGGGGGATTCCGGTTCTGAATTGGAGGTCATATTAGTCAATAATACCTCTAAGAACCAGGTTGAAATGATCATCAGAAACAACAAAAAGAAAAATATTTCTATCAGCCTGGAAGATGTGTATGGTAAAACTAAAAAGACTATATCATTACAAAAGCCGGAAGATAAAATATTTCTTGATCTTAGCAAAAATAAAGGGTGGTATGATTTTAAAATCACTCACGAAGACCGGCTATGGCATTTTGCAGGAAGAATAGAAACTGGAAAAGTTTCTGTTTCTGACCCTCACTGGGCATAG
- a CDS encoding WxL protein host-binding domain-containing protein produces the protein MMIKRILLLITLILQFSFLHAGIVILNGLTHSYKVENGKVYKGKVAIENTSNNPQSVKLFLQDFSYNADGTTQYTALQTNKRTNGNWIKFNTNLVTLKGKEKTEVFYEITVPDQVANPGSYWSVIIVEPVEDIKPSDNKPGVSITSIIRYAIQVITDYEGENAKPELKFESVKVEKEEGKQTAKIAISNNGNLYCKPTATIEIYNRKTGEKIGNYSSITMGLLPSTSKTFYIDISKVPPDKYKATIMATDEEENAFALNVELEVKND, from the coding sequence ATGATGATAAAGCGTATTCTTCTCTTGATCACCCTGATTTTGCAGTTCAGCTTTTTACATGCCGGCATTGTGATTCTCAACGGGCTTACGCATTCCTACAAGGTAGAAAACGGAAAAGTTTATAAAGGAAAAGTTGCGATTGAAAATACCAGTAATAATCCTCAAAGTGTAAAATTATTTTTACAGGACTTTAGTTATAATGCTGATGGAACGACCCAGTACACTGCACTGCAAACCAATAAAAGAACTAATGGAAATTGGATTAAATTCAACACGAATTTAGTCACCCTGAAAGGTAAAGAAAAAACAGAAGTATTCTATGAAATTACGGTTCCCGATCAGGTTGCAAATCCTGGCAGCTACTGGAGCGTAATTATTGTGGAACCTGTAGAAGATATCAAACCCAGCGATAATAAACCGGGAGTGAGCATCACTTCTATAATACGCTATGCCATTCAGGTCATTACAGATTATGAAGGCGAAAATGCTAAACCGGAGCTTAAGTTCGAAAGTGTAAAAGTAGAAAAAGAAGAAGGAAAACAAACCGCAAAAATTGCAATATCCAACAACGGAAATCTTTATTGCAAACCTACGGCTACTATTGAGATCTATAACCGTAAAACAGGAGAAAAAATTGGAAATTATTCCAGTATAACGATGGGATTGCTGCCTTCTACCTCCAAAACATTTTATATTGATATCAGTAAAGTACCACCGGATAAATATAAGGCTACTATAATGGCCACAGACGAAGAAGAGAATGCTTTTGCGCTCAATGTGGAACTAGAAGTAAAAAATGATTAG